The genomic DNA CCTTTCGCTACTCTTGTGGCTGACACAGATGCAGGAACAGGATTTATCGTTGTATACGTACATCGTTCATGCATTCGCCATGGTATCTGGCGGCTTCGTCGCTGGTAAAAGATCCACGAACAAAGGCTGGTATCAAGGCGGCATTACAGGCATTTTGTATGGGCTAATCGTGCTGCTGGTCGGTTTTCTGGCACTGGATGCAGGCATGAACGCCAAAGATCTTTTGCATTTGGGAATTGCCTTTATCATTGGAGCCGGGGGCGGGATGTTTGGGATTAACCTGAACAGATAATCAAAGTGTATGTGGCGAAACAACACAAAAAACCGAGCCCTTCTCAAAGGCTCGGTTTTTGCATGATATGCTAATATTCTATGATTTGGAAACAACTTCCTCGGAAGCTGCATCTTTAGCAATCGCATTGCTGATCGCGCTGCGATCAAAGGTTAGCTTCGTAACATCATTCACACGCAAAACGACCACATCATCCGTAATCTCCATAATTGTACCGTGAAGACCTCCGATTGTAATCACTTTATCACCCTTTTTCAAGGCTTGAAGCATCGTTTGACGCTGCTTCTG from Paenibacillus sp. FSL R10-2782 includes the following:
- a CDS encoding TIGR04086 family membrane protein; translation: MELIRRWCSFRLAHPILSGLFYAFAWMLFGAFILSLLLWLTQMQEQDLSLYTYIVHAFAMVSGGFVAGKRSTNKGWYQGGITGILYGLIVLLVGFLALDAGMNAKDLLHLGIAFIIGAGGGMFGINLNR
- the yajC gene encoding preprotein translocase subunit YajC; the protein is MFQFATAAAAPGGAGGLFQMIWPLALMFVIFYFLLIRPNQKKQKQRQTMLQALKKGDKVITIGGLHGTIMEITDDVVVLRVNDVTKLTFDRSAISNAIAKDAASEEVVSKS